ACCGCGTACAAAAATGCGGGCATCACCGACTTGCCTTCTGCCAAACGCTGATCGGTATTCTGTAGCGACAAGGTAATCATGCGCTCGAAATTGCCGGTGTCATCGTCCTCAAGGCTTTCGTAAGTCAGCGGTAATAAGTATTCCAATAAAGCGTATTCGCGCAATAACAGGAAGGTGTTCCAGCCATAACCACTGTGCAATAGCTTGATGATTTCATCGAATAAGCGGGCGGACGATACGCCTTCCAGCAAAATCCCCATCGGACGCACACACGCCAAGGTAGCTGGTTCAATCTCAAAACCTAATTTTGCCGCAAACCGGATGGCCCGCAGCAAGCGCACCGGGTCTTCACGAAAGCGCTGTTCCGGGTCGCCCAGCAAACGGATTTTGCCGTTACGCAAATCATCCAAACCGCCGACAAAATCCAGCAACTCATCGCCAATCGGGTCGTAAAACAAGGCATTAATGGTGAAATCGCGCCGCCACACATCCTCTTCCAAGGTGCCGTAGACGTTATCGTTGATAATGCGCCCCGCATCATTGACCTTGCCGCCATCCTCACTGTCATCGTGGGGTGCGCGGAACGTCGCCACCTCCAGATAATCGCGCCCGTAATAAATGTGCGCTAAGCGGAAGCGTCGCCCAATCAAACGGCAGGAATTGAATAAACGCCGAATCTCTTCAGGGTGCGCACTGGTCGCAATATCAAAATCTTTGGGGACTAAACCCAGCAATAAATCGCGGACGCAACCGCCCACTAAATAGGCTTCGTAACCCGCTTTTTGCAAACGCCGAATCACATCTTTGGCACGCCCGCACACTTTATCAGCGGGGATATGATGCACGGCAGGCGGTACATGCACCGCGTTGTCTGGAATCAGCATTGCCACTGACCCTTAAAATTCCGTTTTACCCACACGTTCACTCAAGCTCCTGCCATAAAAGCGGCAATAATACTACTACAAAGCGGCAATACCTACCCTATCCGCAACTTTTTTACAACACGTTAGAATAGCGTTTTTGCCATGACCATGCCATCTTCACGCCCAAACTCAGTTTGGTAATAGCCTTTACGTAACCCGATCTCGTTAAAACCCAGGTTTAAATACAAGCGAATTGCTGCAAAATTTGACTGGCGCACTTCCAAAAAACAGGTTTCCGCATGGGCTGTCCGCCCAATGTGTTCCAACGTTTTCAAGAGACGGCTGCCCAAGCCTTGACCTTGATGCTCAGGCGCAATGCAAATATTCAGCAAATGCATTTCATCCAACACAAACATCAGCATGGCATAACCGTGTAACTGCCCATCTTGCTCATATAACCAGCCGGAGTAGCCGTGTTTTAAGCAATCGCTGAAAATAGCGCGTGTCCACGGGAAGGGATACGCCCGCAACTCCAGCGCCATAACCACATCCAAATCGTTCAAGGTCATCGGGCGTAGCGGCAAAAAATCCGACTCAATTGGGCTGGACATGACGGGTAAAAACCTCGTGGGCAAACAGTAAATCCTGCCAGGCTTTACGCTTGTCAGAGGGTTGGCGCAATAAATACGCTGGGTGATACGTCACCACGACTGGTGTGCCGCTAACCGGCGCTCGGTGTTCTTGCCCACGCAAACGCGCCAAAGGTGCGGTGGTTTGTAACAGGTTTTGCGCAGCAATACGCCCGACCACCAGAATTAACGCGGGGTTCACTAGCGCAATTTGACGTTCCAAATAGCCTCGACAATTGGCAGCTTCGTCGGCTTGTGGGTCGCGGTTATTCGGCGGGCGGCATTTAAGCACATTGGCGATATAGACGGTTTCACGCGGCATTCCAATCGCCAGCAACATATTGTTGAGCAATTGACCGGCTTTGCCCACAAACGGTTCACCTTGACGGTCTTCTTCCGCACCGGGGGCTTCGCCGATGACCATCCACGCAGCTTGTTGATTACCCGCGCCAAACACCGTTTGGGTGCGGGTTTTGCTGATGGCGCAACGGGTGCAAGATTCGACGGCAGTGCGGAGGTCTTGCCATGAGAGGGTGGAGAAGTCGGAAGCCCCCCCCATCCCCAGCCCTTCCCCCGCAAGGGGTGAAGGGAGCGAAGAAGGAGAAAGAAGTGCGAAGTTAGTAGTAGGTGCCACCTCTTGTTCCTTCCCCCCCTGCGGGGGAAGGTTAGGATGGGGGGAATCTTCGACGGCGAAGCCGCGCATCTCTTTCGGCATCCACACCGGAATCCCCATTGCGTGCATGTAGCGATTGCGTACCTGCAAATCCACCCGCGTTTACACTCCCTGATGGTGCTGGGGGTGTTCGCGCAGCGCTTGGCTGGCGAGTTTGTTCCAAGCATCCACATAGGCTTTGGCGGAAGCGATTACGATGTCAGTATCCGCGCCGTGACCGTGGATAATACGCCCGCCTTTATCCAGTCGCACGGTCACTTCGCCTTGCGCATCTGTGCCGCTGGTAATGTTGTTGACGGAATACAGCGCCAGTGTCGCGGTTTCCCCGACAATGCTTTCGATAGCTTTGTAGACCGCATCGACCGGACCACCACCGATAGCCGTGGCAGTCTGTTCTTTGCCGTGAGCTTTTAGGGTAACACTGGCGTTTGGTGCTTCGCCGGTCGTGGAGCAGACATTCAGCGAAATCAGTTCATACGCCAGATCTTCTTGCGCAGAACGCGCATCCATCATCAACACCATGATGTCTTCGTCGAAGATGTCGTGTTTGCGGTCAGCCAAGTCTTTGAAGCGCGAGAAAGCGATATTGAGTTCTTCTTCAGACTTCAGCTCGATATTGAGTTCCTGCAAGCGGGTTTTGAACGCATTGCGCCCGGAATGCTTGCCCAACACGATTTTATTGTCTGACCAACCCACGTCTTGTGCTCGCATGATTTCGTAAGTTTCGCGGTGCTTTAATACACCGTCTTGGTGAATGCCGGATTCGTGTGCAAACGCATTCGCGCCCACAATGGCTTTGTTGGGCTGTACCGGGAAGCCGGTGACGCTGGAAACCAAGCGTGAGGTTGGCACGATATGCGTGGTATCAATGCGGGTTTCAACGGGGAATACGTCGGGGCGTACCCGAATCGCCATCACCACTTCCTCCAAAGAAGCGTTACCGGCACGTTCACCCAAACCGTTGATCGTACACTCCACCTGACGTGCGCCTTGCATCACTGCTGCCAAGGAATTACCCACCGCCAAACCGAGGTCATTGTGGCAATGCACCGAGAAAACCGCCTTGTCAGCGTTCGGAATATGCGTAATCAAACGCCCGACCATATCGCCAAACACCGAGGGAATCTGATAGCCCACCGTGTCGGGAATATTGATGGTACGTGCCCCCGCATTAATCGCAGCTTCAATCACGCGACACAGGAAATCGAACTCAGAACGCCCTGCATCTTCACACGAAAATTCCACGTCATCGGTGTAATTCCGCGCACGTTTCACCGCAAATACCGCCTGCTCAACCACCTGATCGGGTGTCATGCGCAGCTTGTTTTGCATGTGGATTGGGGAGGTGGCAATAAAGGTGTGAATACGCCCGGAATTCGCGGGTTTAATCGCTTCAGCCGCACGGTCGATGTCCTTTTCCAACGCACGCGCTAGACCGCACACGGTGCTGTCTTTGACGAGACGGGCAATCGCCCTGACCGACTCGAAATCGCCAACGCTGGCAATCGGAAAACCACCTTCGATCACATCCACGCGCATTTTTTCCAGCATCAGGGCAATGCGGATTTTCTCTTCTTGCGTCATGGATGCGCCGGGGCTTTGTTCGCCGTCACGCAAGGTGGTATCAAAAATAATCAAACGGTCTTTAGACATATTCCTGCTCCTAAAACACGGCTGCGCTGGGTGTGTGGCTGGCAACCGTTGTATCAATCTGAAAGTGGGAGTAATGATAGCGCGTGTTGCGCCGTAGAGCGTAGGAATTTACTCTACTTCAAGCGTCGACGCCTTTCTTAC
The window above is part of the Thiothrix winogradskyi genome. Proteins encoded here:
- a CDS encoding uracil-DNA glycosylase, with product MDLQVRNRYMHAMGIPVWMPKEMRGFAVEDSPHPNLPPQGGKEQEVAPTTNFALLSPSSLPSPLAGEGLGMGGASDFSTLSWQDLRTAVESCTRCAISKTRTQTVFGAGNQQAAWMVIGEAPGAEEDRQGEPFVGKAGQLLNNMLLAIGMPRETVYIANVLKCRPPNNRDPQADEAANCRGYLERQIALVNPALILVVGRIAAQNLLQTTAPLARLRGQEHRAPVSGTPVVVTYHPAYLLRQPSDKRKAWQDLLFAHEVFTRHVQPN
- the pcnB gene encoding polynucleotide adenylyltransferase PcnB; this encodes MLIPDNAVHVPPAVHHIPADKVCGRAKDVIRRLQKAGYEAYLVGGCVRDLLLGLVPKDFDIATSAHPEEIRRLFNSCRLIGRRFRLAHIYYGRDYLEVATFRAPHDDSEDGGKVNDAGRIINDNVYGTLEEDVWRRDFTINALFYDPIGDELLDFVGGLDDLRNGKIRLLGDPEQRFREDPVRLLRAIRFAAKLGFEIEPATLACVRPMGILLEGVSSARLFDEIIKLLHSGYGWNTFLLLREYALLEYLLPLTYESLEDDDTGNFERMITLSLQNTDQRLAEGKSVMPAFLYAVLLWHEVSVVAEELQARGMPELQAMTQASGDALHDQVDFTAVPRRYSNITREIWLLQSRFRYRDIRRAATLLSNPRFRAAYDFLCLRAQSGEPVEDDAEWWTAFQSATHEEREAMCKGAAIKGSLRRRKKRRKPTTASKSASPAS
- a CDS encoding 2-isopropylmalate synthase, whose product is MSKDRLIIFDTTLRDGEQSPGASMTQEEKIRIALMLEKMRVDVIEGGFPIASVGDFESVRAIARLVKDSTVCGLARALEKDIDRAAEAIKPANSGRIHTFIATSPIHMQNKLRMTPDQVVEQAVFAVKRARNYTDDVEFSCEDAGRSEFDFLCRVIEAAINAGARTINIPDTVGYQIPSVFGDMVGRLITHIPNADKAVFSVHCHNDLGLAVGNSLAAVMQGARQVECTINGLGERAGNASLEEVVMAIRVRPDVFPVETRIDTTHIVPTSRLVSSVTGFPVQPNKAIVGANAFAHESGIHQDGVLKHRETYEIMRAQDVGWSDNKIVLGKHSGRNAFKTRLQELNIELKSEEELNIAFSRFKDLADRKHDIFDEDIMVLMMDARSAQEDLAYELISLNVCSTTGEAPNASVTLKAHGKEQTATAIGGGPVDAVYKAIESIVGETATLALYSVNNITSGTDAQGEVTVRLDKGGRIIHGHGADTDIVIASAKAYVDAWNKLASQALREHPQHHQGV
- the rimI gene encoding ribosomal protein S18-alanine N-acetyltransferase; translation: MSSPIESDFLPLRPMTLNDLDVVMALELRAYPFPWTRAIFSDCLKHGYSGWLYEQDGQLHGYAMLMFVLDEMHLLNICIAPEHQGQGLGSRLLKTLEHIGRTAHAETCFLEVRQSNFAAIRLYLNLGFNEIGLRKGYYQTEFGREDGMVMAKTLF